The following is a genomic window from Geminicoccus roseus DSM 18922.
GACAGAAGGGCCCGCCGGGCAGACGCGGCAGACATGTCGGACACTTTCTCCTTGCAAGGAGAAAGGAGGAGGCCTACATGCACCGCCGCGACGACAGCCATGGCTGACATGTCTGCCATCCGGAGACCCTTTGTTGAGCCCGAAGAACAGCAAGTCCGCCCGAACCAAGCCGTCCGCCGTAAAGGCTCGGCCAAGCGATCGCTGGACCGTGCGCGGCGTGCCGGCGCGCCTGCAGAAGGCTGCTGCCGAGGCGGCCTGGGCTGCGGACCTGACCATGGGTGCCTGGCTGTCCAAGCTGGTCGAGGAAGCGGTGGCGGCGGACCAGCCGCCCAGCGATCCCACCACGCTGGAACGGCTTGCTGCCATCGAGAAGCGGCTCGAGGAACTGGAGCGGGCCCTGCCCGTCACTTCCGCGTAACGATTTCGCGTGCCACCCGGTTCACCGGTGAGGCGCGCGGCAACCAAGATGTGAGCCGGCAGCCTCCTCCCTGCTGCCGAAGGTCCACCCTCTCCCCTCGGATCAAAGGATCCAACTCGATGAACCAGAAGCTGGCTCGTGCGGCTCGCGAGCTCGATTATGCAACGCCCTGCCTGCTGATCGATGTCGACCGCGTCGAAGCCAATTTCCGCGCCCTGCGCCATGCCATGCCCGATACCGCGATCTACTACGCGATGAAGGCCAACCCGGCGCCTGAGATCATGGACCGGGTCGCTTCCCTGGGCGGCTCCTTCGACTGTGCCTCGGTCAACGAGATCGAGATGGCGCTGGCGACGGGCGCCGAGCCGACCAGGATCTCGTTCGGCAACACCATCAAGAAGGAACGCGACATCGCCCGCGCCTTCGAGCTGGGTGTACCCCTCTATGCCTTCGACAGCCTGGCCGAGTTGCAGAAGATCGCCCGTGCTGCTCCAGGTTCCCGTGTGTTCTGCCGGATCCTGACCGACGGCGTCGGGGCCGAGTGGCCGCTGTCGCGCAAGTTCGGCTGCGTGCCGGCCATGGCCGTCGACCTGCTGCGCGAAGCCGCGCGGCTGGGCGTGGTGCCGTGGGGGATCAGCTTCCATGTCGGGTCGCAGCAGAAGAACGTCGACTCTTGGGACAGCGCGGTCGCCGAAGCCGCGGCGATCTTCACCACGCTGGAAGCCGATGGGATCAAGCTCGGCCTGGTCAATCTCGGTGGTGGCTTTCCCACCGCCTACCTGGAGGACGTTCCCGCGGCCGAGGCCTATGGCGAGGCGATCCACGCTAGCCTGATGCGCCACTTCGGCAACCGGATGCCGCAGACGATCATCGAGCCCGGCCGGGGCTTGGTTGGCGATTGCGGCCTGCTGGTCTCGGAGGTCGTGCTGGTGGCTGAAAAGGGCGACCAGGACGGCCGGCCGTGGGTCTACCTGGATGTCGGCAAGTTCGGCGGCCTGGCGGAAACCATGGACGAGGCGATCCGCTACCGGATCACCACCGACCGGAAGGGCCCCGAGCAGCACGTGGTGATTGCAGGCCCCACCTGCGACAGCGCCGACGTGCTCTACGAGAAGAGCGACTACCGCCTGCCGGCCGATCTGGCGGCGGGCGACCGCGTGCAGATCCACGGCACCGGCGCCTACACCACCACCTATGCGAGCGTGGCCTTCAACGGCTTTGCGCCCTTGGCCTGCCGCTGCATCTGACAACGGCGCGCCGCTCGACCAGCATTGGCCGGGCGGCGGCGCCTTCCGGCTGATCGGCCGTTGTCCCGATCGCTCCGTCGTCGTTCCCGATGAAGGGACGAGGAGCGTGTCCATGTTCCTGTCTTCCTGCACCGCCGCTCCGGCCGATGCCGAGGCTGGCGGCAACCTCACCCTGCGTACCGGGACCGAAGCCGACCTGGACGCCATCGTCGCGATCTATGCGGAGCAACTCCTGGCCGGCCTCGGCTCCTGGGAGGAGACGGTTCCCGATCACGCGGAGATGGAGCGGCGCCTGGCGGCAGTGCGCGCGGCTGGCCTGCCCTGGCTGGTCGCGACCGACCACACCGGACGGGTGCTCGGCTACTGCCATGCTCGGCCGTTCCGGGCGCTGTCCGCCTATCGCGGCACCATCGAGGACTGCATCCACGTGGCGAAGGACGCCCGCGGGCTGGGCGTCGGTAGCATGCTGCTCGCGGCGCTGATCGAGGCCTGCGCGGGTCGGGGTTTGCGCCGAATGGTGGCGGTGGTGGGCGATGCCCGCAACCGCGCCTCGATCAGGCTGCACGAGCGCGCCGGCTTCGAGATCTGTGGCCATCTGCCGGGTGCCGGTGAGAAGATGGGGGAGCCTGTCGACGTCGTGCTGATGCAGCGCTCCTTGCCTGACCACTCGATCGCCGGCCGGGCGTGAGCAGATCCTAGTTTCTAGAAACTGACTCGTGCCGCTACCGCAATGATGTCGATCCGGCTTTCATAGGAGGCCTGAAGGTCGCCACGCGTGGCATTGCCCGCCCCGCTCGCGGACAGGTCGACCGTGCTGTCCTCGACGAAGATGTGCGAGTAGCCGAGGTCGAAGGTCCAGTCTTCGATCGGAGACCAGGACACGCCGGCGGACAGCCAGTAGCGGTCGCCGTCGGGGATGCGCGGGGTGCGGTCGGCATCAGGCACGGGTGACTGGTCATAGGCCGCGCCAGCACGCAAGGTCCAGGCGTCGCTCAGGCGGTAAGCGGCGCCCACCGAGGCGAACCAGGTGTCTTCCCAGGCCTGCGCGGTGACGCTGGCGGCCTGCGCCGGATTATCGAAATCGATGCGCAGTTCATCGAACTGCGACCAGTCCGTCCACTGCAGATCGGCCAGGAGGGTCAGATCAGCACCAATTGCCTGGGACAGGCCCAGCGAAACCGTGGTCGGCGTGGTCAGCGAGGCGCTGGCACCGGTATCCACAAACTGACCGGTGGCCGCCGAGACGATCGCTCCCATCCCGGAGGTGCCGAGGTCGAAGTCGGCATCGCCCTTGATGTCCTGGCTGATCTGCGAGCGGTAGGACAGGCCAACTCGGGTGCCCTCGACGGGCTCGGCGATGGCGCCCAGAACGACGCCGAAGCCGATGTCGTCACCCTCCACCTTGGCCTTGCCATCCTGTGCGCCCGGCTGGGGCGTGATCGGCAGCGCCTGGCCGGACCGGTCCTGGATGATGGCGCCGATCGTACCGAAATCCACGGCGTTGGTGAGTTCGGCGTGGATGTACTGGGTGCTGAAGCCACCGCCCAAGGTCAACCAGGAGGTAGGCCGCCAGGCGATGGTCGGGGTAGCATTGATCGAGAACAGCTTCGACTTCACCGCGTGATAGCGGCCGACCCAGTCCTCGTCGTACTTCGAACCAAGGCCGTAAGGCGCGTTCACCGCAAGGCCGATCGTCCAGGCATCGTCGATCGGATAGGCGGCATAAAGCGCCGGGACGCCAACGTCGGGGAACACGTCCGATTGGCTGGTCCTGCCGCCAATCGGCGTGCCCAGCACGGTCGCGGCCGAGGACGAGACCAGCTCCGCATCCGGCACTACCAGCGAGACATGCTGCTCGATCGTCGGCTTCCTGACGAAGCCCAGCGCCGCCGGATTGAAGAACATGGCGGACAGGCCGCCCTCGCCCGCAGTCATCCCGGCAAACGAACTGCCCTGGCCAGAAGCGCTCTGCTCACGGATCGCGTAGCCGGAGGCATGGGAGGCTGAAGAAGCCGTCAAGACCAGGGCAGCGGCCGATGTGCCGAGCAGCAGGAAACGGTACACTCTCGGCATGACAGGCCCCTTCGTTACGCTTTTGACGCGAAATGATCCGGGCAATGCTCTACTGTCAATCAAGATGGAATCGATCAAGACACAGCAGCGACGCTCCGTGGCCGCGACGCTACGGAAGGGCGATCCTGGAAGCGTTCAGGCGTTATGGGCGTAGCGGACCGCCTGCTCGCGGATCAGCCGCGCGACCTCCTCGGGAGCCTCGATCCCGAACAGGACCGGGCGACGCTGCCGCGCCACCCCTTCCACCGCCGCAGGGAAGAAGTCGCGGCGGCGCAGGATCAGGTCGCCCTCGCTGGCGCCCGGCGGCCGATGCAGCTGGAGCTGCAGGGCAGTGAACGGATACTCCTGCATCGGCTGGAGACGGGCCGGATCGACGATCCGCACCCGTTTGTCGGTCACGGCATAGAGGATGCCGGGGCCAGCCCTAGCTGCACGAAACGGCAGCGTCAGGGCGTTCAGCCCGAACGCCGCCACGACCGCCGCCAGCATCACCGCGTCGGTGCGCCAGATCATCCAGGCCGCGATGGCCAGGACGGCGATCCCACCCGGCCACCATTTGCGTTCCACCGCCACCAGCCGGGCGGGGTCTGGCCGACCGGTCCACAAGACGCGCTCGTCCGGCAGCAGCCCGGCGGCGAGGGCCGCCTCGGCCCCGCCTGCCGGTCCATCGCCTCGCGCAGAAACGCTCACGCGAGCTGCGCTGCCGGTTCCACCGCCCCCAGGGTCACCGGCACCGCAAGCTTGTCCAGCATCTCCTTGGGAACGACCTGCCAGAAATGGCCGATCTCGCCGGCATAGTCATGGAGGATCTGCTTGCCCAGCGGGCTGGCCGTGGCGGCGACATGCTCGCGGATCAGGTTCTGCAGAAGCTCGGCATAGTGCTCCACCTCGATCCGCTGCCAGATCACCATCTCGTCGTTGATCCGGCTGGCCAGATGGTCATGCGGATCATAGACGAACGCCATGCCACCAGACATGCCGGCTGCGAAATTGTCGCCGGTATGGCCGAGGATGACCGCCGTGCCGCCGGTCATGTACTCGCAGCCATTGTCGCCGACACCTTCGACCACCGTCACCGCGCCGGAGTTGCGCACCGCGAAGCGCTCGCCGGCCATGCCGGCTGCGAACAGCTTGCCGGCCGTGGCGCCATAGAGGCAGGTGTTGCCGATGATAACGTTGTGGTGCGGCGTGAGCGGCGAGGATACCAGCGGACGGACCACGATGGTGCCGCCCGAAAGGCCCTTGCCGACATAGTCGTTGGCGTCGCCGAACACCTCCAGCTTGAGCCCCTGCACCGCGAACGCGCCCAGCGACTGGCCGGCGGAGCCGCGCAGGCGCACGGTGATGTGCCCCTCCGGCAGCTTGGCCATCCCGTACTTGCGGGTGATGTGCGCCGAGAGCCGGGTACCCACCGCGCGGTGCACGTTGCGCACGTTGTACTGGAGCTGCATCTTCTCACCGTCCTCCAGCAGAGGCCGGGCATCCTTGACCATCCGGGCATCCAGCGTGTCCGGCACCTCGTTGCGGCCATCCACCGTGCAGAAGCGCGGATGCGGACCCGGGTCGACATTGGCCAGGATCGGATTGAGATCCAGGTCGTCCAGGTCAATCGAGCCGCGGCTGACCTGACGGAGCAGGTCGGCGCGCCCCACCGCCTCCTGGATCGAGCGGAGGCCCAGGGAGGCAAGGACCTCGCGGGTCTCCTCGGCGATGAAGCTCATCAGGTTGACGACGTGCTCCGGCTTGCCGTCGTACTTGGCGCGCAGGTCGTCGCGCTGGGTGCACACGCCGACCGGACAGGTGTTGGAGTGGCACTGCCGGACCAGGATGCAGCCGACCGCCACCAGCGAGAGGGTGCCGATCCCGTATTCCTCGGCCCCCAGCATCGCGGCGATCACCACATCGCGGCCGGTCTTGATCCCGCCATCGGTGCGCAGCGTCACCCGGTGGCGCAGCCGGTTCAGGGTGAGCAGCTGGTTGGTCTCGGACAGGCCCATTTCCCACGGCGTGCCGGCGAACTTGATCGAGGTCTGCGGCGAGGCGCCAGTGCCGCCGGTGTGGCCGGAGATCAGGATCACGTCTGCTTTGGCCTTGGCCACCCCCGCTGCAATCGTGCCGATGCCGGCCTCGGAGACCAGCTTCACGCAGACCTTGGCATCCGGGTTGATCTGCTTGAGGTCGTAGATGAGCTGGGCCAGGTCCTCGATCGAGTAGATGTCGTGGTGCGGCGGCGGCGAGATCAAGGTCACGCCAGGCGTGGCGTGGCGCAGCCTCGCAATCTCCACCGTGACCTTGAAGCCCGGCAGCTGGCCGCCCTCGCCGGGCTTTGCACCCTGGGCGACCTTGATCTCCAGCTCCTTGGCCGCGTTCAGGTACTCGGCGGTGACGCCGAACCGCCCGGACGCGACCTGCTTGATCGGCGAGTTGGCGTTGTCTCCATTGGGCCTGGGGGTAAAGCGCTCCTTGCCCTCGCCGCCCTCGCCGGAATCGGCCTTGGCGCCGATCCGGTTCATGGCGATGGTGAGCGTCTCGTGCGCCTCAGGCGAGAGCGCGCCCAGGGACATGCCAGGGGTAACGAAGCGCTTGCGGATCTCGGTGATGCTCTCGACCTCGTCGATCGGCACCGGCCCGCCCTTGGGCGCGAACGCCAGCAGGTCGCGGATCGCGACCGGCTCGTGCTCGTGGAGCATCTCCGCGAAGCGCTTGTAGGACGAATAGCTGTCGTTCTGGACGGCATGCTGGAGCTGGTGGATGGCCTTGCCCTCCAGCGCCTGGGCTTCGCCACCACGCCGGTAGCGGTAGAAGCCGCCGATCGAGAGAACGGGCGCGCCCTCGGCATAGGCGCGAGCGTGCATCTCCAGGACACGCTTGCCGATGCCGGCAAGGCCGATGCCCGAAATCCGCGAGACCAGGCCCGGCAGGTACTCCCGGCACAAGGAGCGGGACAGGCCGACCGCCTCGAAATTGTAGCCGCCGCGGTAGCTCGAGATGATCGAAATGCCCATCTTGGACATGATCTTGAGCAGGCCCTGCCCGATCGCCTCCTGATAGCGCGCCAGGCATTCCTGCAAGGTCAGGCCTGGGAACAGGTTGCGGGCATGCCGGTCGGCAATCGCCGCCTCGGTGAGGTAGGCGTTCACCGCAGTGGCGCCCACGCCGATCAGCACGGCAAAGCAGTGCGTGTCCATGCATTCGCCGGAGCGCACGGTGATCGAGGAAAAGGCGCGCAGCCCCTGGCGGACCAGATGGCTGTGCACGGCGCCCACCGCCAGGATCATCGGAAGCGGAGCCCGCTGCGGGCCGACATCCTCGTCGGTCATGAGCAGGTTCTCGGCTCCGCCGCGCACGGCGTCCTCCGCCTCCTGGCGGATCCGCTCCAGCGCATGGCGCAGCGTCTCCGACCCGTCGGCCGGGAAGGTGCAGTCGATCCGGCGCATCCGCTTCTGGAAGTGGGCTTCCAGCGCCAGGAGCTCGGTCGTGGTGATCGCCGGGGATTCCAGCTGCAGGATCGAGGTCTGGCTCGGGTCCTCGTCGTAGACGTTGCCCAGGTTGCCGAACCGGGTCTTCAGGCTCATCACCCGCCATTCTCGCAGCGGGTCGATCGGCGGATTGGTGACCTGGGCGAACTGCTGGCGGAAGAAGTGGTGCAGGCCGCGATACTGCTTGGACAGCACCGCGAGCGGGCTGTGGTCGCCCATCGAGCCCAGCGTCTCCTTCCCGTCCTGCACCATTGGCGCCAGGATGAGTTCCAGGTCCTCGACGCTGACGCCGAACTGGGCCTGGCGGCGGCGCAAGTCGGCGCGCTCGAAGCTGGAGGGCTGGAAGTCGCGGGCTGCGACCAGGTCCTCCAGGTTGCGGATGTTCTGCACCCACTTGGAATAGGGCTTGAGGGCGGCCAGCCAGTCCTTCAGCTCGATGTCGCGGAAGAACCGGCCAGAGATCAGGTCGACGCCGATCATCTCGCCCGGGCCGACCCGGCCCTTCTCGACCACCCGGCTTTCGTCCAGCGGCACCATGCCGGCCTCGGAGCCCACCACCAGGAGGCCGTCGGAGGTGCGGGCATAGCGCATGGGGCGCAGGCCGTTGCGGTCCATCCCGGCCACCGCCCAGCGGCTGTCCGCGGCGACCACCGCGGCCGGCCCATCCCACGGCTCCATCACGCAGTTGCAGTAGTTGAACAGGTCGGCATGCTCCTGGGGCATGGCGATCTTGTTCGACCAGGCCGGCGGGATCAGCAGGGTCTTGACCAGCGGCAGCGAGCGCCCGGCCCGCACCAGCGCCTCGACCACCGCGTCGAGCGACGCACTGTCCGACGAGCCGGCCTGGATCAGCGGCTTCACGTCCTCGTTGAACTCGCCGAAGGCCGGCGCGGACATCCGGGTCTCGTGCGCCTTCATCCAGTTGGTGTTGCCGCGCACGGTGTTGATTTCGCCGTTATGGGCGAGCGTGCGAAACGGCTGGGCCAGGCGCCAGGCCGGCCAGGTGTTGGTGGAGTAGCGCTGGTGGAAGATCGCGAAGGTCGAGACGAACTGCTCGTCCTGCAGGTCCGGGTAGAAGACCGACAGCGCCTCGGCCAGGAACAGGCCCTTGTAGATGATCGACCGGCAGGACAGGGAGCAGAGGTAAAACTCGCTGACCTGCGCCGCCAGCACCTGCTTCTCGATCCGGCGGCGGATCACGTAGAGGTCGCGCTCGAACGTGTCGGTGTCGATCGAGCAGTCGGGATTGCCGATGATGATCTGCTCGATCTCCGGCCGGGTCGCCTGGGCCTTCTCGCCCAGCACCGAGGTGTCGACCGGAACCTGGCGCCAGCCGCGCACCTGGTAGCCGCCGCGGATGATCTCGCTCTCGACAATCGAGCGGCAGGTCTCCTGCGCGCCGAAATCGTTGCGCGGCAGGAACACCATGCCGACGCCCAGGCGTTCGTCGACCTCCACGCCGACATCGGTGACGTAGCGGCGGAAGAAGGCGTCGGGGATCTGGACATGAATGCCGGCGCCGTCGCCGGTCTTGCCGTCGGCATCCACGGCACCACGGTGCCAGACCGCCTTCAGCGCCTCGATTGCCTTGGTGACCACCTCGCGGCGCGGCTTGCCGTCGATGGCGGCGATCATGCCGACGCCGCAGGAGGAGTGTTCATCCTCGGGGGCGTACATGCCGCGCGCCTCGAGCATGGCGCGGTTGTCCTCGTAGGCCCGAACGAACTCGGCGCCGCTCTCGATGGGAAGCTGGCTCATGGTTCTAGTCCTCAGGCGGCTGCGGCGAGCGCGGCGTCCTCGGCCGCGCGAGCGAGAAGATAGTTGTGCATCGAGGCGGCGGCATCGCGGCCGTCGCGAATTCCCCAGACCACCAGCGAGGCGCCGCGCACGATGTCGCCGCCGGCGAACACGCCGGGCAGGTTGGTCTGCATGGTGCTCCAGTCGATGCTGATGGTGCCCCAGCGCGAGACCTTCAGTTCCGGCTCGCCGAACATGGCGAGATGATCCTCCGGATCGAAGCCAAGCGCGGCGATCACGAGATCGGCCTTCAGGGTAAAGCTGGAGCCCGGGACGATCTCCGGCGACTGCCGGCCCGTCGAGTCCGGCGCACCCAGCCGCATCCGCACCGCGCGGACAGCCTCGACCCGGTCCTCGCCGACGAACGCCTCCGGCGCCGAGAGCCAGGCAAACTCGACGCCCTCCTCCTCGGCGTGCTTCACCTCGCGCATCGAGCCCGGCATGTTGTCCTTGTCGCGCCGGTACAGGCATTTGACGGACAGAGCGCCCTGGCGGATCGCGGTGCGCACACAGTCCATGGCGGTGTCGCCGCCGCCGACCACCACGACATGCCGCCCCTTGGCGTCCAGGCGACCGTCCGCGAACTCGGCCACCTCATCGCCGAGGCTGATCCGGTTGGAGGCCGTCAGATAGGAGAGTGCCGGGACCACACCCGGCAGCCCAACGCCCGGCGCCTGCAGGGCACGCGCCTTGTAGACGCCGGTGCCGATGAAGACTGCATCGTGGCGGGCGCGCAGGTCCGAGAAAGTCGGGTGGCCGGGTGCGCCGATATCGACGCCCAGATGGAAATGGATGCCGCCCTCCTCGAGCAGCTTCCAGCGCCGCACCACCACGTCCTTCTCGAGCTTGAAGCCCGGGATGCCGTAGATCAGCAGGCCGCCGACACGATCGTACCGGTCATAGACATGGACCTGCCAGCCCTGCTTGCGCAGCTGATCGGCAACCGCGATCCCGGCCGGGCCGGCGCCGATGACCGCCACCGACTGCTTGCGCTCCTGGAGGGGGCGGTTCGGCTTGACCCAGCCCTTCTCGAAGGCAGTGTCGTTGATGTAGCGCTCGACCGTACCGATGGTGACCGAGTTGAAGCCCTTCTCGATGACGCAGTTGCCCTCGCACAGGCGATCCTGGGGGCAAATGCGGCCACAAATTTCAGGCAGGTTGTTGGTGGCGATGCTCAGTTCGTAGGCTTCCTCGATCCGCCCCTCAGCGGTCATCCTGAGCCAGTCGGGGATATTGTTCTGCACCGGGCAGTGCACCTGGCAGAACGGGATGCCGCACTGTTCGCATCGGGACGCCTGCTCCTGGGCGCGCTCGTCCCGGAACCGGTCGTAGATCTCGCCAAAATCCTGGACGCGCTCGTCGACGCTGCGCTTGTGCGGCAGGTTCTGCGGCACCGAAACGAACTGCATCATCTTGGAGCCGGCCATCGGCTTGTCCTTCGTCCGCGATTCGACTGACGGCACGTAGGATCGCGCCGCCTTGGAAGCGTACTAAGGAGAGACCCGACAGCCGTAAAGGCCCGATGGCAGACTTGGTATCGAGTCAGGACCTATTTTCGCGCACTTACCTGAAAGTTCACATCAGCAGAACAATGCGCGAGAATTTTTGTCCCGAAACAGGACCAGCTTGCTCACAGCTTCCGCACCTGCGTGCGGACAAACTGCTGCAGATAAGGCGGAGCGGCTACCCGCATCGGGGTAGGCTCCACGCCCAGGTCCCGGAGCCCAAGAGCATCCGCGGCCACCACATTGTCGGAGCGCAATTGCAGGACCTGATCCCGGGTAAGCGGCGGCGTCGGGAGGATTTGCAAAAAACGTGCCTGTGTGTCCGCCACTGAAAAAGGCAGATTCATAACATAGCGGTTGCGGCCCAGGACCTTTTGCAGCCAGTCGAGGATCTCGCGGAAGCTCATCACCGCCGGCCCTCCAAGCTCGTAGGTGTGGCCGAGAACGTCCGGCCGCGTCAGGGCGGCCAGCACCGCCTGGGCAACATCGACCACGAACACCGGCTGGAACCGCGTGTGCCCGCCGCCGATCGCCGGCAGGACCGGCGAGTTCACGGCCATCTTGGCGAAGCGGTTGAGGAACTGGTCTCCGGGCCCGAACACCACGGAGGGACGCAGGATCACCGCATCCGGCCGCACCGCCCGCAGCGCCGCCTCTCCCTCGCCCTTGGTGCGGGCATAGATGCTCTTGGACTGCGGGTCGGCGCCGATCGCCGAAACCTGGATCAGGCGTGCACTCCTGGGTGCCGCTCGCGCGATCCTGGCCGGCAGCTCGGCATGAAGCCGCTGGAAATCGCCTGCGCGGTGCTCGTGCAGGATGCCGATCAGGTTGACCACGGCATCGACCCCGGACAGCACGGTTTCCAGCGAGGCATCGTCAGACAGGTCGCAGGCGAGCGGTGCAACCTGGCCCACCTGGCCCAGCGGCTTGAGGAACAAAGCACGGTCGGTATTGCGGCAGGGGACCCGGACCTGCGCGCCCGCCGCGCACAGATGGCCGACCACGTGGCTTCCGATGAAGCCGGTCCCGCCCATCACCGCGACGACCATGTCCCGCATCTGGATCTCCTCCAACTCGAAGCCCTCGCGCGCTGTCTATCCTTCCCCCTGCCGGGATGGAAGGCGGTGCTCGGGCCTTCTGCACGCCGCGCCTGGCGCGGTAAGCACCACCTGACCGCGCCAAGTTCCTGGCTGAACCGCCTGGGCACGTCCCGGTGACAAGATGTTGAAACAAGTTGGCGATGGCCTGTTGACGGCTGTCGCGAACTCGCCTAATTCCCGCCCCGCACCGAGTGCCCAGGTGGCGGAATTGGTAGACGCACTAGCTTCAGGTGCTAGCGCTCGCAAGGGCGTGGAGGTTCGAGTCCTCTCCTGGGCACCACTCTCTCGGGTGTTTACGGATCGTTAACCATCAAGGGTCTAGGGTGCGCCCAGGACCGCAAGATTGGAAACGGTGCGTATGGCGATCCAGCTTCATCACGGCGACCTGCCGAGCGATTTCGTGGCTGGCGGGCCGGTTGCCGTGGACACCGAGACCATGGGCCTGCAGCCGGGCCGCGACCGCCTCTGTCTTCTGCAGCTGGCTACCGCCGATGGCTCGGTCCATCTCGTGAAGTTCGCCAATCGCCACTATGATGCGCCGCGGCTGGCTGCGGTGCTCGCCGATCCGGCAATCCTGAAGATCTTTCATTTCGCCCGTTTCGACGTGGCGGTCCTCCATCACTTCCTGGGTGTGCGGGTTGCCCCGATCTGGTGCACCAAGATCGCGTCCAAGCTGGTCCGCACCTACACCGACCGCCACGGGTTGAAGGAGCTGACCCGGGAACTGCTGGGTGTCGAGTTGCAGAAGCAGGAACAGAGTTCGGATTGGGGCGCCGATCAGCTCAGCGACGCCCAGCTCCGCTACGCTGCCAGCGACGTCCTGCACCTGCACCGGCTGAAGGAACGCCTGGAGGCGATGCTGGAGCGCGAGGGCCG
Proteins encoded in this region:
- a CDS encoding complex I NDUFA9 subunit family protein; the encoded protein is MRDMVVAVMGGTGFIGSHVVGHLCAAGAQVRVPCRNTDRALFLKPLGQVGQVAPLACDLSDDASLETVLSGVDAVVNLIGILHEHRAGDFQRLHAELPARIARAAPRSARLIQVSAIGADPQSKSIYARTKGEGEAALRAVRPDAVILRPSVVFGPGDQFLNRFAKMAVNSPVLPAIGGGHTRFQPVFVVDVAQAVLAALTRPDVLGHTYELGGPAVMSFREILDWLQKVLGRNRYVMNLPFSVADTQARFLQILPTPPLTRDQVLQLRSDNVVAADALGLRDLGVEPTPMRVAAPPYLQQFVRTQVRKL
- a CDS encoding ribonuclease D, giving the protein MAIQLHHGDLPSDFVAGGPVAVDTETMGLQPGRDRLCLLQLATADGSVHLVKFANRHYDAPRLAAVLADPAILKIFHFARFDVAVLHHFLGVRVAPIWCTKIASKLVRTYTDRHGLKELTRELLGVELQKQEQSSDWGADQLSDAQLRYAASDVLHLHRLKERLEAMLEREGRLHLASACFGFLPTRAELDIAGWGEQDIFAH